The following proteins come from a genomic window of Tepidiforma thermophila:
- a CDS encoding Vms1/Ankzf1 family peptidyl-tRNA hydrolase, with translation MTSETPSFETELSELLRRVARWQAPEGVGILSVYLDRRPQATGERPEHRPGDTVLKDRLRQIEHSLGVRGPALESFRGDAERVHAAVAAANPAAEGLAIFSCSAAGLFESIEAPAPFENQVVYDRYPRLYQLARLLDEYETAVVAVADTNTLRLFVVRGERIAEMPGKDEDPYNYQMRSTSGMNEHRFRRHVENHRREFAEEAAKLIEQLCEHERATRLVIAGDEIALHHLREALPESLTRRVTEGEFHIDIRAGLEHVRRTVEHFLLQTEDDQSQHTADILVGEVEEGDLGVAGYERTKAALELGAADVVVIDDAYEPAERKDELARLAAATGARVEVVREHHGLRALGGVGAILRYRVPEPA, from the coding sequence ATGACCAGCGAAACACCATCGTTCGAAACCGAACTCTCCGAACTCCTCCGCCGCGTCGCCCGCTGGCAGGCCCCGGAAGGCGTCGGCATCCTCTCCGTCTACCTCGACCGCCGGCCCCAGGCCACCGGCGAACGCCCCGAACACCGCCCTGGCGACACCGTCCTCAAAGACCGCCTCCGCCAGATCGAGCACAGCCTCGGCGTCCGCGGCCCGGCCCTCGAATCCTTCCGCGGCGACGCTGAACGCGTCCACGCTGCCGTCGCCGCAGCCAACCCCGCCGCCGAAGGGCTCGCCATCTTCTCCTGCTCCGCCGCCGGCCTCTTTGAATCCATCGAAGCCCCAGCGCCCTTCGAGAACCAGGTCGTCTACGACCGCTACCCCCGCCTCTACCAGCTCGCCAGGCTCCTCGACGAGTACGAAACCGCCGTCGTCGCCGTCGCCGATACCAACACCCTCCGCCTCTTCGTCGTCCGCGGCGAACGCATCGCCGAAATGCCCGGCAAAGACGAAGACCCATACAACTACCAGATGCGCTCCACCAGCGGCATGAACGAGCACCGCTTCCGCCGCCACGTCGAAAACCACCGCCGCGAATTCGCCGAAGAAGCCGCGAAGCTCATCGAACAGCTCTGCGAGCACGAGCGCGCAACCCGACTGGTCATCGCCGGCGACGAAATCGCCCTCCACCACCTCCGCGAAGCCCTGCCCGAATCGCTGACCCGCCGCGTCACCGAAGGCGAATTCCACATCGATATCCGCGCCGGCCTCGAACACGTCCGCCGCACCGTCGAGCACTTCCTCCTCCAGACCGAAGACGACCAGTCGCAGCACACCGCCGACATCCTCGTCGGCGAGGTCGAAGAGGGCGACCTCGGCGTCGCCGGCTACGAACGCACGAAAGCCGCGCTCGAACTCGGCGCTGCCGATGTCGTCGTCATCGACGACGCCTACGAGCCCGCCGAGCGGAAGGACGAGCTCGCCCGCCTCGCCGCGGCGACCGGCGCCCGGGTCGAAGTGGTCCGCGAGCACCACGGCCTGCGCGCCCTCGGCGGCGTCGGCGCCATCCTCCGCTACCGCGTCCCCGAGCCCGCGTAG
- a CDS encoding MBL fold metallo-hydrolase: MKTIQFVAEALGDASYLVVQGEEAAVIDPQRDIRPFVQAAREHGATIRYVVETHVHNDYVSGGRELAALGAEVIAPAAGKLEFPHRPVEDGDVIDLGGAKLLVTAAPGHTYEHVAYLGVTPSGEVRRAFTGGALLMAAAGRTDLLGPDHTETLTRLQWETAQKLRKLVPATADVLPTHGAGSFCSATGTDLGRCGPMAAELLRNPALIAKTYEEFRAMHLASEMPIPGYYRYMAPINRKGPKVYGEPPRPRRLSAGELLGLGSETWVVDVRTRADYAAGHLPGSLEIEESTSMLAYVGWLIPFNAPIALVTYDARQAERVTVDLFRIGYEHVVGYAPAGELPLTARTETVSAEEIAEALRSGRVPVLDVRYAQELRDEPVPGARPLPFDRMPEWAPEVEGPVLVSCASGQRAAMAASYLERRGVAARPFIAGGAAEVRRALAAAVG; the protein is encoded by the coding sequence ATGAAGACGATCCAGTTCGTGGCTGAGGCGCTGGGCGATGCGTCGTACCTCGTCGTGCAGGGCGAGGAGGCAGCGGTCATCGACCCGCAGCGGGACATTCGGCCGTTCGTGCAGGCGGCGCGGGAGCACGGCGCGACGATCCGGTATGTGGTGGAGACGCATGTCCACAACGACTACGTGTCGGGCGGGCGGGAGCTGGCGGCGCTGGGCGCGGAGGTGATCGCGCCGGCGGCGGGGAAGCTGGAGTTCCCGCACCGGCCGGTGGAGGACGGCGACGTTATCGACCTCGGCGGGGCGAAGCTGCTCGTGACGGCCGCGCCGGGGCACACGTACGAGCACGTGGCGTACCTCGGCGTGACGCCTTCGGGGGAAGTGCGCAGGGCGTTCACGGGCGGTGCGCTGCTGATGGCCGCCGCCGGGCGGACGGACCTGCTGGGGCCGGACCACACGGAGACGCTGACGCGGCTGCAGTGGGAGACGGCGCAGAAGCTGCGGAAGCTGGTGCCGGCGACGGCCGATGTGCTGCCGACGCACGGGGCGGGGTCGTTCTGCAGCGCGACCGGGACGGACCTGGGCCGGTGCGGGCCGATGGCGGCGGAGCTGCTGCGCAACCCGGCGCTCATCGCGAAGACGTACGAGGAGTTCCGGGCGATGCACCTCGCGAGCGAGATGCCGATCCCGGGGTACTACCGGTACATGGCGCCGATCAACCGGAAGGGGCCGAAGGTGTACGGCGAACCGCCGCGCCCCCGGCGGCTGAGCGCCGGCGAGCTGCTCGGGCTGGGGAGCGAGACGTGGGTGGTGGACGTGCGGACGCGGGCGGACTACGCCGCGGGGCACCTGCCGGGTTCGCTCGAGATCGAGGAGAGCACCTCGATGCTGGCGTACGTTGGGTGGCTGATCCCGTTCAATGCGCCGATTGCGCTCGTGACGTACGACGCACGGCAGGCAGAGCGGGTGACGGTCGACCTGTTCAGGATCGGGTACGAGCACGTGGTCGGCTATGCGCCGGCCGGGGAGCTGCCGCTCACGGCGCGGACGGAGACCGTAAGCGCGGAGGAGATTGCCGAGGCGCTGCGGAGCGGGCGGGTGCCGGTGCTCGATGTGCGGTACGCGCAGGAGCTGCGCGACGAGCCGGTGCCCGGGGCGCGGCCGCTGCCGTTCGACCGAATGCCGGAGTGGGCGCCGGAGGTGGAGGGCCCGGTGCTGGTGTCGTGCGCGAGCGGACAGCGGGCGGCGATGGCGGCGAGCTACCTGGAGCGGCGCGGCGTGGCGGCGCGGCCGTTCATCGCGGGCGGCGCGGCGGAGGTGCGCCGCGCGCTGGCGGCCGCAGTGGGATGA
- a CDS encoding ArsR/SmtB family transcription factor: MNDLPDDLVELVAERFRLLGDGTRLRIIRFLLARGEAPVGEIAAATGCSQANVSKHLRLLHDARVVRRRAEGTMAFYRVVDPSVEELCDIVCGGIRRQVAEEAALVGLTPGGQQ, translated from the coding sequence ATGAACGACCTGCCTGACGACCTCGTGGAGCTTGTCGCGGAGCGGTTCCGGCTGCTGGGCGACGGGACGCGGCTGCGGATCATCCGCTTCCTGCTTGCGCGCGGGGAGGCCCCCGTGGGCGAAATTGCGGCGGCGACGGGCTGTTCGCAGGCGAACGTGAGCAAGCACCTCCGCCTGCTGCACGATGCCCGTGTGGTGCGCCGGCGGGCGGAGGGGACGATGGCGTTCTACCGCGTCGTTGACCCGAGCGTGGAAGAGCTGTGCGACATCGTCTGCGGGGGGATCCGGCGGCAGGTCGCGGAAGAGGCAGCACTGGTGGGACTCACCCCGGGAGGGCAGCAATGA
- a CDS encoding enoyl-CoA hydratase/isomerase family protein encodes MSDVLLERRDGVALITLNRPETLNAMGGDLVPRLAETLADVEADPAVRCVAITGAGRAFCAGGDIRAMQERNDRIAAAAASEGPGAVIAEFDRLVAELRQRHREISLRLHTMPKPVVALVNGPAVGAGFSIALACDIRLASDRARFGAAFRNVGLPGDFGGSYFLQRLCGAGIARELYFTAEIIDAARALELRIVNRVIPHDELLAQGLDFCRRLAEGPTGAYARMKENLNVAETATLEQLLDQEALHMRIAGFSADSREAVAAFLEKREPRFIGR; translated from the coding sequence GTGTCCGATGTCCTCCTCGAGCGCCGCGACGGCGTCGCGCTCATCACCCTCAACCGCCCCGAAACCCTGAACGCCATGGGCGGCGACCTCGTGCCCCGGCTCGCCGAGACCCTCGCCGACGTCGAAGCCGACCCCGCCGTCCGCTGCGTCGCCATCACCGGCGCCGGCCGCGCCTTCTGCGCCGGCGGCGATATCCGCGCCATGCAGGAGCGGAACGACCGCATCGCCGCCGCAGCCGCCAGCGAAGGCCCCGGCGCCGTCATCGCCGAATTCGACCGTCTCGTCGCCGAACTCCGCCAGCGCCACCGCGAGATCTCCCTCCGCCTCCACACGATGCCGAAGCCCGTCGTCGCCCTCGTGAACGGCCCGGCCGTCGGCGCCGGCTTCAGCATCGCCCTCGCCTGCGACATCCGCCTCGCCTCCGACCGCGCCCGCTTCGGCGCTGCCTTCCGCAACGTCGGCCTCCCCGGCGATTTCGGCGGCTCCTACTTCCTCCAGCGCCTCTGCGGCGCCGGCATCGCCCGCGAACTCTACTTCACCGCCGAAATCATCGACGCCGCCCGCGCCCTCGAGCTCCGCATCGTCAACCGCGTCATCCCCCACGACGAGCTCCTCGCGCAGGGCCTCGACTTCTGCCGCCGCCTCGCCGAAGGCCCGACCGGCGCCTACGCCCGCATGAAGGAAAACCTGAACGTCGCCGAAACCGCCACCCTCGAGCAGCTCCTCGACCAGGAGGCGCTCCACATGCGCATCGCCGGCTTCTCCGCCGACTCCCGCGAAGCCGTCGCCGCCTTCCTCGAAAAGCGCGAACCCCGCTTCATCGGCCGCTGA
- a CDS encoding DUF488 family protein, translating to MRVLTIGFTKKSARQFFEMIGRAGASRLVDVRLNNSSQLAGFTRRDDLEHFLDAILGIGYVHEPQLAPTPELLAGVQKERRPWSWYEEEFLRLMRERRIEERVPRELIDGAVLLCSEATPDQCHRRLVAEYLADRWGGMEIVHLQ from the coding sequence ATGCGCGTTCTGACGATCGGCTTCACGAAAAAATCAGCACGCCAGTTCTTCGAGATGATTGGCCGGGCGGGGGCGAGTCGGCTCGTTGATGTGCGGCTGAACAACTCTTCCCAGCTCGCCGGTTTCACCAGGCGGGACGACCTGGAGCACTTCCTGGATGCGATTCTCGGCATCGGCTATGTGCACGAACCGCAGCTCGCGCCGACGCCGGAGCTGCTCGCCGGGGTTCAGAAGGAGCGGCGGCCGTGGAGCTGGTACGAGGAGGAGTTTCTGCGGCTGATGCGCGAGCGGAGGATCGAAGAGCGGGTCCCGCGCGAGCTCATTGACGGAGCCGTGCTCCTGTGCAGCGAGGCGACGCCGGACCAGTGCCACCGGCGGCTGGTGGCGGAGTACCTGGCCGACCGCTGGGGCGGCATGGAGATTGTGCACCTGCAGTGA
- a CDS encoding SDR family NAD(P)-dependent oxidoreductase produces the protein MLPLEGKTAIITGGARGIGAGIAAVMARQGARVAILDLDGEQAAATAATLPTPGLGLACDVIVEDQLREAVRAAVDALGGLDIMVNNAGAGRGPVDLSALPAAAAGGGRVEDMAPAAWDEQLAQNLRSTFLGTKYALPYLKQRGGAIINIASIAALQAAPTLPAYAAAKAGVISLTKSCALEYAPFDIRVNAICPGFLWTRAWEGMAAMMQRTVPRFAGLSPRDIFLEVVKTGVPLGREQTPEDIGELAAFLASPAARNITGQAIAVDGGITLR, from the coding sequence GTGCTCCCCCTCGAAGGCAAAACCGCCATCATTACCGGCGGCGCCCGCGGCATCGGCGCCGGCATCGCCGCCGTCATGGCCCGCCAGGGCGCCCGCGTCGCCATCCTCGACCTCGATGGCGAGCAGGCCGCAGCCACCGCCGCCACCCTCCCCACCCCCGGGCTCGGCCTCGCCTGCGACGTCATCGTCGAAGACCAGCTCCGCGAGGCCGTCCGCGCCGCCGTTGATGCCCTCGGCGGTCTCGACATCATGGTCAACAACGCCGGCGCCGGCCGCGGCCCCGTCGACCTCTCTGCGCTCCCCGCAGCCGCGGCGGGCGGCGGCCGCGTCGAAGACATGGCCCCCGCCGCCTGGGACGAACAGCTCGCCCAGAACCTCCGCTCCACCTTCCTCGGCACGAAGTACGCCCTTCCCTACCTCAAGCAGCGCGGCGGTGCCATCATCAATATCGCCAGCATCGCAGCCCTCCAGGCCGCCCCAACCCTTCCCGCCTACGCCGCCGCCAAGGCTGGCGTCATCTCCCTCACCAAAAGCTGCGCGCTCGAATACGCGCCGTTCGATATCCGCGTCAACGCCATCTGCCCCGGTTTCCTCTGGACCCGCGCCTGGGAGGGCATGGCCGCCATGATGCAGCGCACCGTGCCCCGCTTCGCCGGCCTCTCCCCGCGCGACATCTTCCTCGAAGTGGTCAAAACCGGCGTCCCCCTCGGCCGCGAGCAAACCCCGGAGGACATCGGCGAACTCGCCGCCTTCCTCGCCAGTCCCGCCGCCCGCAACATCACCGGCCAGGCCATCGCCGTCGACGGCGGAATCACCCTCCGCTGA
- a CDS encoding CAP domain-containing protein: MAGSLLLAAAAGSWAWGGGSQPAHALTNCSTNSQALDAAEQELLRLVNEFRVANGVAPLKASPNLSRAAAWMSEDMAAKGYFSHTDSLGRSPFQRVKDCGYATMGAGENLAIAGSAQQAFTLWVNSTRGHRENMLRSMWVVAGVGRAGGYWTLDFGTYDDSNEPWDSPQPPTPTATATFPAATPTATPTQPGSQPTPPGGQPTPPATPTLPPTATPTPGGASLPSSNPNLSRRALVPNIVAER; the protein is encoded by the coding sequence ATGGCGGGTTCCCTGCTGCTGGCGGCGGCAGCGGGGAGCTGGGCGTGGGGCGGGGGTTCGCAGCCGGCGCACGCGCTGACGAACTGTTCGACCAATTCGCAGGCGCTGGATGCGGCGGAGCAGGAGCTGCTGCGGCTGGTGAACGAGTTCCGCGTTGCGAACGGGGTAGCGCCGCTCAAGGCGTCGCCGAACCTCTCGCGGGCGGCGGCGTGGATGTCGGAGGACATGGCGGCGAAGGGGTACTTCAGCCACACCGACAGCCTGGGGCGTTCGCCCTTCCAGCGGGTGAAGGATTGCGGCTACGCGACAATGGGCGCGGGGGAGAACCTGGCGATTGCGGGGAGCGCGCAGCAGGCGTTCACCCTGTGGGTGAATTCGACGAGGGGGCACCGGGAGAACATGCTGCGCTCGATGTGGGTGGTTGCGGGCGTGGGGCGGGCTGGCGGCTACTGGACGCTCGATTTCGGGACGTATGACGACTCGAACGAGCCGTGGGATTCCCCGCAGCCGCCGACGCCAACGGCCACGGCGACCTTCCCGGCGGCGACGCCCACTGCCACGCCGACGCAGCCGGGGAGTCAGCCGACGCCTCCCGGCGGCCAGCCGACCCCTCCGGCGACGCCGACACTGCCGCCGACTGCGACGCCGACGCCGGGCGGGGCGTCGTTGCCGTCATCGAACCCGAACCTGTCGCGGCGGGCGCTGGTGCCGAACATCGTGGCGGAGCGGTAG
- a CDS encoding Fic family protein, which yields MERETGRLELISWGGTTFYGFVPFPLPPEPPLDLGGELQSLLERALVAIGRLDAISALLPNPTLFLYGYVRREAVLSSQIEGTQSSLSDLLLFELDQAPGVPLDDVREVSNYVSALNHGLELLRSGLPLSNRLIREVHRRLLASGRGSSRRPGEFRREPVWIGGANPATAEFVPPPPEQVEPCMAQLERFLNAPAPGGALTRAGLAHVQFETIHPFLDGNGRVGRLLIALVLVEAGLLTQPLLYLSLYFKQHRREYYRLLNLVRERGDWEQWLAFFFTGVEQTANGAVGTAHRLVELFERDAERVRGSGRAAGSMLRVLEVLRNRVLSTATRIAEDAQLSFSTVERSLSRLAELGVVREVTGRQRDRVYVYREYLDILTEGTEPPG from the coding sequence CTGGAACGCGAAACCGGACGGCTCGAGCTGATCTCATGGGGCGGGACGACCTTCTACGGGTTCGTTCCGTTTCCGCTGCCGCCTGAGCCGCCGCTCGACCTGGGCGGTGAGCTGCAGTCGCTGCTCGAACGTGCGCTCGTGGCCATCGGCAGGCTGGATGCCATTTCGGCCCTGCTGCCAAATCCCACACTCTTCCTCTACGGGTACGTTCGGCGGGAGGCAGTGCTTTCGAGCCAGATCGAGGGGACGCAATCGTCGCTCTCGGACTTGCTGCTGTTCGAACTCGACCAGGCGCCCGGGGTCCCGCTCGACGACGTGAGGGAGGTGTCGAACTACGTGTCGGCGCTGAACCACGGGCTGGAGCTGTTGCGCAGCGGGCTGCCCCTCTCCAACCGTTTGATCCGCGAGGTGCATCGCCGCCTGCTTGCATCGGGGCGCGGGTCGTCGCGGAGGCCTGGCGAGTTCCGGCGCGAGCCAGTCTGGATCGGAGGGGCGAACCCGGCAACCGCCGAGTTCGTGCCTCCGCCGCCGGAGCAGGTGGAACCGTGTATGGCTCAGCTGGAGCGGTTTCTCAACGCACCTGCACCGGGGGGAGCGCTGACCAGGGCAGGCCTCGCGCACGTGCAGTTCGAGACTATCCACCCGTTCCTCGATGGAAACGGGCGGGTCGGCCGGCTGCTGATCGCGCTCGTGCTGGTCGAGGCGGGCCTGCTGACGCAACCGCTGCTGTACCTGTCCCTTTACTTCAAACAGCATCGGCGGGAGTATTACCGGCTCCTCAACCTGGTACGGGAGCGAGGCGACTGGGAACAGTGGCTGGCGTTCTTCTTCACCGGTGTCGAGCAGACAGCGAACGGGGCTGTGGGGACCGCGCACCGGCTCGTGGAGCTGTTCGAGCGGGACGCCGAGCGGGTGCGGGGGAGCGGGCGGGCAGCCGGCAGCATGCTGCGCGTGCTGGAAGTGCTCCGGAACAGGGTTCTCTCGACGGCCACGCGGATCGCTGAGGATGCGCAACTGAGCTTTTCGACGGTGGAACGGAGCCTGAGCCGCCTGGCGGAACTCGGAGTTGTCCGCGAGGTGACGGGACGGCAGCGCGATCGGGTATACGTCTACCGCGAGTACCTCGACATCCTTACCGAGGGAACAGAGCCACCAGGGTGA
- a CDS encoding rhomboid family intramembrane serine protease, with amino-acid sequence MIPVGDSTRRHATPWVTYAIILANFAVFIAMLGMDATVPRPTPGATQRFVEQTTGPCYGFRAPPNDLNEFICRWGFQPKEFFDTIRGTSGLSGSSAREALLAIVTAVFIHGGWLHILGNMLFLWVFADNIEDRLGKLGFLLFYLASGVVASLVQGLMDPTSVVPVVGASGAVAGVLGAYLVWFPRSTVHVVIPFFILLFIPLPVPAFLMIGLWFLQNLFAGYATIVDTASTGGGVAWFAHIGGFLFGALVAMTGVGRRRR; translated from the coding sequence GTGATCCCGGTCGGCGACAGCACGCGGCGGCATGCAACGCCGTGGGTGACCTACGCGATCATCCTGGCGAACTTCGCCGTGTTCATCGCCATGCTGGGGATGGACGCGACGGTGCCGCGGCCAACGCCGGGGGCGACGCAGCGGTTCGTGGAGCAGACGACCGGCCCATGCTACGGCTTCCGGGCGCCGCCGAACGACCTGAACGAGTTCATCTGCCGGTGGGGGTTCCAGCCGAAGGAGTTTTTCGACACCATCAGGGGCACCTCGGGACTGAGCGGGAGCTCCGCGCGCGAGGCGCTGCTGGCGATCGTGACGGCGGTGTTCATCCACGGCGGGTGGCTGCACATCCTGGGGAACATGCTGTTCCTGTGGGTATTCGCCGACAACATCGAGGACCGACTGGGGAAGCTCGGGTTCCTGTTGTTCTACCTGGCCTCGGGGGTGGTTGCGTCGCTCGTGCAGGGACTGATGGACCCGACGAGCGTGGTGCCGGTGGTGGGGGCAAGCGGGGCGGTGGCGGGGGTGCTGGGTGCGTACCTGGTGTGGTTTCCGCGGTCGACGGTGCACGTGGTGATCCCGTTCTTCATTCTGCTGTTCATTCCGCTGCCGGTGCCGGCGTTCCTGATGATCGGGCTGTGGTTCCTGCAGAACCTGTTTGCGGGGTACGCGACGATCGTGGACACGGCGTCGACCGGGGGCGGGGTGGCGTGGTTCGCGCACATCGGAGGGTTCCTGTTCGGGGCGCTGGTGGCGATGACGGGGGTGGGGCGGCGGCGACGGTAG
- a CDS encoding histidine phosphatase family protein produces the protein MERRVTRLLLTRHGQTVANVEGRFCGHSETELTPLGREQARALGRRLAGTRIDACYTSDLGRAIATARLALGERGIAPVPRAELRERHYGAWELEREEDVRRRDPQRFAQMEAEDPAWQPPGGETTTMVRVRTFAALREIAAAHPGGTVLVVGHGTMLNCLVSMVLGMPETHVFRFDVRHCALFEVEERNGRLAVVRMNDAAHLDGLG, from the coding sequence GTGGAACGACGGGTGACGCGGCTGCTGCTGACGCGGCACGGGCAGACGGTGGCGAACGTTGAGGGGCGGTTCTGCGGGCACAGCGAGACGGAGCTGACGCCGCTGGGCCGGGAGCAGGCGCGGGCGCTGGGGCGGCGGCTGGCCGGGACGCGGATCGATGCCTGTTACACTTCGGACCTTGGGCGGGCGATTGCGACGGCGAGGCTGGCGCTGGGCGAACGCGGCATTGCGCCGGTGCCGCGGGCGGAGCTGCGCGAGCGGCACTACGGTGCGTGGGAGCTGGAGCGGGAAGAGGATGTGCGGCGCCGCGACCCGCAGCGGTTCGCGCAGATGGAGGCTGAGGACCCGGCATGGCAGCCGCCCGGCGGGGAGACGACGACGATGGTGCGGGTGCGGACCTTCGCGGCGCTGCGGGAGATTGCCGCGGCGCACCCGGGCGGCACCGTGCTGGTTGTGGGGCACGGCACGATGCTGAACTGCCTCGTTTCGATGGTGCTGGGGATGCCGGAGACGCACGTGTTCCGCTTCGACGTCCGGCATTGCGCGCTGTTCGAGGTCGAGGAGCGGAACGGGCGGCTGGCGGTGGTGCGGATGAACGACGCGGCGCACCTGGACGGGCTCGGGTGA
- a CDS encoding XdhC family protein produces the protein MLELTQRLIDAAEGGAPVLLAVLVDPGPLQLPPGARLLVEPDGRTLGTLGDPALDAAVARAAPGLFSRHGARTLYAAGETLAERHTEGAPAIYVEVVEARPTFLVVGAGHIGRALARLANFLGYRVAVIDDRPDFADPALIPEADEVICDDFEAALERFPIGPSTTIVLVTRGHKQDELSLRKCLGRGAAYLGMIGSRRRTTAVLDHLRAEGFPETELDRVRTPIGLDIGAETPEEIAVSIVAEVILLRRGGTGAPMYYRARRSATPARS, from the coding sequence ATGCTCGAACTGACACAACGGCTCATCGACGCCGCCGAAGGAGGCGCCCCCGTCCTCCTCGCCGTGCTCGTCGACCCCGGCCCCCTCCAGCTCCCACCCGGCGCACGCCTCCTCGTCGAGCCCGACGGCCGCACCCTCGGCACCCTCGGCGACCCCGCCCTCGATGCCGCCGTCGCCCGCGCCGCCCCCGGCCTCTTCTCCCGCCACGGCGCCCGCACCCTCTACGCCGCCGGCGAAACCCTCGCTGAGCGCCACACCGAAGGCGCCCCCGCCATCTACGTCGAAGTCGTCGAAGCCCGGCCCACCTTCCTCGTCGTCGGCGCCGGCCACATCGGCCGCGCCCTCGCCCGCCTCGCGAACTTCCTCGGCTACCGCGTTGCCGTCATCGACGACCGTCCCGATTTCGCCGACCCCGCCCTCATCCCCGAGGCCGACGAGGTCATCTGCGACGATTTCGAGGCCGCCCTCGAACGCTTCCCCATCGGCCCCTCGACCACCATCGTCCTCGTCACCCGTGGCCACAAACAGGACGAACTCTCCCTGCGCAAATGCCTCGGCCGCGGCGCCGCCTACCTCGGCATGATCGGCTCCCGCAGGCGCACCACCGCCGTCCTCGACCACCTCCGCGCCGAAGGCTTCCCCGAGACCGAACTCGACCGCGTCCGCACCCCCATCGGGCTCGATATCGGCGCCGAAACGCCCGAAGAGATCGCCGTCAGCATCGTCGCCGAGGTCATCCTCCTCCGCCGGGGCGGAACCGGCGCCCCGATGTACTACCGCGCCCGGCGGAGCGCTACTCCAGCGCGCTCCTGA
- a CDS encoding MurT ligase domain-containing protein, whose protein sequence is MAPVRTMGAVAAAKLTGAATRALRRGSGTALPGLVATRIDPGVVAQLGRQLGGGRVLVTGTNGKTTTARLLAAMLEAAGRGYVHNREGSNLVRGFASTLAARADWRGKIPGAAQLTGVFETDEATFPAAVRALDPTVMVVTNLFRDQLDRYGEVDTVAGILREGLAAAGPGTTLVLNTDDPSVAGLAEGWPGRVHWFGLDAPELHREAAGATDARWCGCGGDFTYERRYFAHVGWWRCTQCGRARPAPETEGRRVELGLDRTRWEVPGLGIAAMRLAGLYNVYNALAAIAAGRALGLPAAAIRAGLGDARAAFGRQEVVALEGRELWLLLTKNPAGANQVLLLLEQAGGPDLAVAVLLNDRFADGQDVSWIWDVDYELLAGRVARCWAGGDRAEDLALRFDYAGWPAPLAVVRGPGALLDAILAGTSPGERVFVIPTYTAMLDLRAELVRRGAVRSALE, encoded by the coding sequence ATGGCACCGGTTCGGACGATGGGGGCCGTCGCGGCCGCGAAGCTGACCGGGGCGGCGACGCGGGCCCTGCGGCGGGGAAGCGGGACGGCGCTCCCGGGGCTCGTCGCCACGCGGATCGACCCCGGGGTGGTGGCGCAGCTGGGGCGGCAGCTCGGCGGCGGCCGGGTGCTGGTGACGGGCACAAACGGGAAGACGACGACGGCGCGGCTGCTGGCGGCGATGCTGGAGGCGGCGGGCCGGGGGTACGTGCACAACCGCGAGGGGAGCAACCTGGTCCGCGGGTTCGCGAGCACGCTGGCCGCGCGGGCGGACTGGCGGGGCAAGATCCCGGGCGCGGCTCAGCTGACCGGGGTGTTCGAGACCGATGAGGCGACCTTCCCGGCGGCGGTCCGGGCGCTCGACCCGACGGTCATGGTTGTGACGAACCTGTTCCGCGACCAGCTCGACCGGTACGGCGAGGTGGATACGGTGGCTGGCATACTGCGCGAAGGGCTGGCCGCGGCAGGGCCGGGCACGACGCTGGTGCTGAACACGGACGACCCATCGGTGGCGGGGCTGGCCGAGGGCTGGCCGGGACGGGTCCACTGGTTCGGGCTGGATGCGCCCGAGCTGCACCGCGAGGCTGCCGGGGCGACGGATGCGCGGTGGTGCGGCTGCGGCGGCGATTTCACCTATGAGCGGCGGTACTTTGCGCATGTGGGCTGGTGGCGGTGCACGCAGTGCGGCCGGGCCCGACCGGCGCCGGAGACGGAGGGGCGGAGGGTGGAGCTCGGGCTCGACCGAACGCGCTGGGAGGTGCCCGGGCTGGGCATCGCGGCGATGCGCCTCGCCGGGCTGTACAACGTGTACAACGCGCTGGCGGCGATTGCGGCCGGGCGTGCGCTCGGGCTGCCTGCGGCGGCGATCCGGGCCGGGCTGGGCGATGCGCGGGCGGCGTTCGGCCGGCAGGAGGTGGTGGCGCTGGAGGGGCGCGAACTCTGGCTGCTGCTGACGAAGAACCCGGCGGGTGCCAACCAGGTGCTGCTGCTGCTCGAGCAGGCCGGCGGGCCGGACCTGGCAGTGGCGGTGCTGTTGAACGACCGTTTCGCGGATGGGCAGGATGTGAGCTGGATTTGGGACGTCGACTACGAGCTGCTGGCGGGGCGGGTCGCGCGGTGCTGGGCCGGCGGCGACCGGGCGGAGGACCTCGCGCTGCGGTTCGATTACGCCGGCTGGCCGGCGCCGCTGGCGGTGGTGCGGGGGCCGGGGGCGCTGCTCGATGCGATCCTTGCGGGGACGTCGCCGGGGGAGCGGGTGTTCGTCATCCCGACGTACACGGCGATGCTCGACCTGCGGGCGGAGCTGGTGCGCAGAGGGGCCGTCAGGAGCGCGCTGGAGTAG